In Streptococcus respiraculi, one DNA window encodes the following:
- a CDS encoding GAF domain-containing protein has protein sequence MLEQEKKSTYELLLAQLAGLLDGERNALANLSNSAALLNQALPHSVFTGYYLFDGTELILGPFQGGVSCVHIALGKGVCGQSAQERRTIIVDDVRTHANYISCDAAALSEIVVPMIKNGQLLGVLDLDSRLVADYDAIDQKYLERFVALLVEGTDWNFAMFGERN, from the coding sequence ATGTTAGAACAAGAAAAAAAATCAACCTATGAATTACTCTTAGCCCAATTAGCAGGGCTTCTTGACGGCGAACGTAATGCTTTAGCTAACCTGTCCAACAGCGCAGCTCTCCTGAATCAGGCTCTTCCTCATTCTGTCTTTACAGGCTATTATCTCTTTGACGGGACAGAATTGATTTTAGGGCCTTTTCAAGGTGGCGTTTCCTGTGTTCATATCGCACTTGGAAAGGGTGTCTGCGGACAGTCTGCCCAAGAAAGAAGAACCATCATCGTAGACGATGTGCGGACCCATGCCAACTATATTTCTTGCGATGCGGCTGCCCTGTCCGAGATTGTCGTTCCCATGATAAAAAATGGGCAACTATTGGGAGTTCTTGACCTTGATTCTCGCTTGGTGGCGGATTACGATGCTATTGATCAAAAATATCTGGAACGCTTCGTTGCCTTGTTGGTTGAGGGGACGGATTGGAATTTTGCCATGTTTGGAGAGAGAAACTAA
- a CDS encoding MerR family transcriptional regulator: MTYSIRQLAEFSGVSTRTLRYYEEIGLLLSSHKNDSGYRFYGDAEVDILQQILFYKERGFELKQIKTFLTQENFDILKSLEEHLADLHAKKQGIEAMIDSLERTIQAQRGKTTMTTHEKFQAFKDKQIQENEAKYGTELRKRYGEETIKEANQRFAKMSEETYQRQQKLDQEIKSLLSQAIAENWKPEDEASQQIVQLHKEWLKIADKNYSAEKHIGIAQLYTADERFTAYYDAEREGCAAFLTASINHWVAALL; this comes from the coding sequence ATGACTTATTCGATTCGCCAATTGGCAGAATTTTCAGGTGTCAGCACCCGTACACTGCGCTATTATGAAGAGATTGGCCTGCTACTATCTTCTCACAAGAACGACAGTGGCTACCGCTTTTACGGAGATGCAGAAGTTGACATCCTCCAGCAAATTCTTTTTTACAAGGAACGGGGCTTTGAACTTAAGCAAATCAAGACCTTTCTAACCCAAGAAAACTTTGACATCTTGAAGAGCTTAGAAGAGCATTTGGCAGATCTGCATGCAAAAAAACAAGGAATCGAAGCCATGATTGACAGCCTCGAACGCACGATTCAAGCACAGAGAGGAAAAACAACGATGACAACCCACGAAAAATTTCAAGCATTTAAAGACAAACAAATCCAAGAAAATGAAGCAAAATATGGAACTGAACTCCGCAAACGATATGGAGAAGAGACAATAAAAGAAGCCAACCAACGCTTTGCCAAGATGAGCGAAGAAACCTACCAACGCCAGCAAAAATTAGACCAAGAGATTAAAAGCTTGCTCAGTCAGGCTATTGCTGAAAACTGGAAACCAGAAGACGAGGCAAGCCAGCAAATCGTCCAACTCCACAAGGAATGGCTGAAAATCGCAGATAAAAATTACTCTGCTGAAAAGCACATCGGCATCGCTCAACTCTATACAGCTGATGAGCGCTTTACTGCCTACTACGATGCAGAAAGAGAAGGCTGCGCTGCCTTTCTCACAGCCAGCATCAACCACTGGGTAGCTGCTTTGTTGTAA
- the birA gene encoding bifunctional biotin--[acetyl-CoA-carboxylase] ligase/biotin operon repressor BirA — protein MKTYEKIYMILLNARDYVSGEELAQILGISRTSVWKGIQQLEKQGLVIKAGANRGYRLEQGDLLLPKDIEDSLQIPVHLTKNSTSTQLDAKHGIERGDLSPALYLANSQRQAQGRFGRAFFAAETGGIYMTLRLRPKASFQDLKPYTLLVAAAIVKAIDQLTGIAVEIKWVNDIYLHGKKIAGILTEAVSSIEAQVVTDMMIGVGLNFHLLDFPSELSETASSLFVESPPITRNQLITEIWRIFFTTSEEELLALYKEKSLVLGKQVTFSQQHQHYCGVAYAITDSGALQVKLEDGSLKTLSSGEISLSSW, from the coding sequence ATGAAAACCTACGAAAAAATTTATATGATTCTCTTGAATGCAAGAGACTATGTTAGCGGGGAAGAATTGGCTCAAATATTAGGGATTTCAAGAACCTCTGTCTGGAAAGGTATCCAGCAGTTAGAAAAACAGGGACTTGTCATCAAAGCTGGAGCCAACCGTGGCTATCGCCTTGAACAAGGTGATTTGTTGCTGCCTAAGGACATCGAAGATAGCCTTCAAATCCCTGTTCATCTAACCAAAAATAGCACTTCGACCCAACTAGATGCCAAGCATGGAATCGAGCGCGGAGATTTGAGCCCAGCCCTTTATCTGGCAAATAGTCAAAGGCAAGCCCAGGGTCGATTTGGCAGAGCCTTTTTTGCGGCTGAAACAGGCGGTATTTACATGACCTTGCGTTTAAGACCTAAAGCCAGCTTTCAAGACTTGAAGCCCTATACTCTCCTTGTTGCGGCAGCCATTGTCAAAGCAATTGACCAGCTTACTGGTATTGCTGTCGAGATCAAATGGGTTAACGACATTTACCTCCATGGTAAGAAAATCGCAGGCATTTTAACGGAGGCTGTTTCTTCTATTGAAGCCCAAGTTGTGACGGACATGATGATTGGGGTAGGCTTGAACTTTCATCTACTTGATTTTCCGTCAGAGCTATCCGAAACCGCAAGCAGTCTCTTTGTGGAGAGTCCTCCTATCACGCGCAACCAGTTGATTACCGAAATCTGGCGTATCTTTTTTACAACCAGCGAGGAAGAATTGTTGGCTTTATATAAAGAAAAATCACTCGTCCTAGGAAAACAAGTGACCTTTTCACAACAACATCAGCACTATTGCGGAGTAGCTTACGCTATTACTGATAGTGGAGCCTTACAAGTCAAACTAGAAGACGGCTCGCTAAAAACCCTCTCAAGTGGGGAAATCAGTCTTTCTTCTTGGTAA
- a CDS encoding DUF975 family protein, whose product MFSIQQLRAKARQKLAETPGAYLIALIPVIIGVVIQTMNYAQSNNLALQLLNNPTPDTSYLINSTAFPLVYGILSDLMGLSISFALFQAIYHYRENVSFKDAFSLFNHGRFGSIFATYLLKEFFLFLWALLAIVGFSIMLGGGMMSAVATLLNQATEDIMVIAGVMILVGLLLGIAGIALLLPQYFAYFLVEPLLFEQLANDTYTGPFAVIKESRRLMKGYKMKGFVLDLSFIGWHILTMISFGIVGIYVIPYYRASHIYFYQAVLEDRAMREKFFQGMMQS is encoded by the coding sequence ATGTTTTCAATTCAACAACTTCGTGCTAAAGCACGCCAAAAACTTGCAGAAACACCAGGGGCTTATCTGATTGCCCTCATTCCCGTTATTATCGGTGTCGTGATTCAAACGATGAATTACGCACAATCAAATAACCTGGCACTTCAACTATTGAACAACCCTACCCCTGATACATCTTATCTTATCAACTCAACAGCCTTTCCGCTCGTCTATGGAATCTTGTCTGATTTAATGGGCTTATCTATCTCGTTTGCCCTCTTTCAAGCCATTTACCACTACCGTGAAAATGTCAGCTTCAAAGACGCCTTTAGCCTGTTTAACCACGGCCGTTTCGGCAGTATCTTTGCTACCTATCTCTTAAAAGAGTTCTTCCTCTTCCTTTGGGCCTTGCTTGCCATTGTCGGATTTTCCATCATGTTGGGTGGTGGTATGATGAGTGCTGTAGCAACTCTTTTGAATCAAGCAACCGAAGATATTATGGTCATAGCAGGTGTCATGATTCTTGTCGGACTCCTCCTTGGAATCGCAGGAATCGCGCTCTTACTTCCACAATACTTTGCCTACTTCCTCGTAGAGCCTCTTTTGTTTGAACAGCTAGCAAATGATACCTACACTGGACCATTTGCGGTCATTAAAGAAAGCCGCCGCTTAATGAAAGGTTATAAAATGAAAGGCTTTGTCCTTGATTTATCTTTCATCGGTTGGCATATTTTAACCATGATTAGTTTCGGCATTGTCGGAATTTATGTCATTCCTTACTACCGTGCTAGCCACATCTACTTCTATCAAGCCGTTCTTGAAGACCGAGCTATGAGAGAAAAGTTCTTCCAAGGTATGATGCAGTCATAA
- the tgt gene encoding tRNA guanosine(34) transglycosylase Tgt yields MTSPIQYRLIKKEKHTGARLGEIITPHGTFPTPMFMPVGTQATVKTQSPEELKEMGSGIILSNTYHLWLRPGDELIARAGGLHKFMNWDQAILTDSGGFQVYSLADSRNITEEGVTFKNHLNGSKMFLSPEKAISIQNNLGSDIMMSFDECPQFYQPYDYVKKSIERTSRWAERGLKAHRRPHDQGLFGIVQGAGFEDLRRQSARDLVSMDFPGYSIGGLAVGESHEEMNAVLDFTTPLLPENKPRYLMGVGAPDSLIDGVIRGVDMFDCVLPTRIARNGTCMTSEGRLVVKNAQFAEDFTPLDHDCDCYTCRNYTRAYLRHLLKADETFGIRLTSYHNLYFLLKLMRNVRQAIMDDNLLEFREDFVERYGYNSSKRNF; encoded by the coding sequence ATGACATCACCGATTCAATATCGATTGATAAAAAAAGAAAAGCACACGGGTGCACGTTTGGGCGAGATTATTACGCCGCATGGTACTTTTCCAACGCCTATGTTTATGCCGGTTGGAACGCAGGCAACGGTTAAAACTCAGTCACCTGAAGAATTGAAAGAAATGGGCTCTGGGATTATCTTGTCCAACACTTATCACCTCTGGCTTCGTCCGGGAGATGAGCTGATTGCCCGTGCAGGTGGTTTGCATAAATTCATGAACTGGGATCAGGCGATTTTGACAGATAGCGGCGGTTTCCAAGTTTATTCCTTAGCAGATAGCAGAAACATCACCGAAGAGGGTGTAACCTTTAAAAATCACCTTAATGGCTCAAAGATGTTCCTATCACCTGAAAAGGCGATTTCGATTCAGAACAATCTAGGTAGTGATATTATGATGAGCTTTGATGAGTGTCCGCAGTTCTACCAGCCTTATGACTATGTTAAAAAATCAATTGAACGCACCAGTCGTTGGGCGGAACGTGGCTTGAAAGCTCACCGCCGTCCGCATGATCAAGGCTTGTTTGGTATTGTGCAGGGGGCTGGTTTTGAGGATTTACGTCGCCAGTCAGCGCGTGACCTGGTCAGCATGGACTTCCCAGGTTATTCTATCGGGGGTCTAGCAGTTGGGGAGTCGCATGAAGAGATGAATGCCGTTCTTGACTTCACAACACCGCTCCTGCCAGAAAACAAGCCGCGTTACCTCATGGGAGTGGGAGCGCCTGATAGCTTGATCGACGGGGTGATTCGCGGGGTGGATATGTTTGACTGCGTCTTGCCGACGCGGATTGCAAGAAACGGGACCTGTATGACCAGTGAGGGGCGTTTGGTGGTAAAAAATGCCCAGTTTGCTGAAGACTTTACACCGCTTGATCATGATTGTGATTGCTACACTTGTCGTAACTATACACGGGCTTATCTCCGTCATCTTCTAAAAGCTGATGAGACCTTTGGTATCCGCTTGACTAGCTACCACAATCTGTACTTCTTGCTGAAACTGATGCGTAATGTCCGCCAAGCCATTATGGATGACAATCTTTTGGAGTTCCGTGAAGACTTTGTCGAGCGCTATGGCTATAACAGTTCAAAACGTAATTTTTAA
- the icd gene encoding NADP-dependent isocitrate dehydrogenase translates to MPNTISLKNGKLVVPDHPIIPYIEGDGVGQDIWRQAQAIFDRAVEVSYQGRRKVKWREVLAGKKAYDTTGQWLPEETMTRINDHLVAIKGPLETPIGGGIRSLNVALRQELDLYACLRPIRYFKGIDSPLKAPEKTNITVFRENTEDIYAGIEWEAGTIEAKQVIDFLQSDMQVQKIRFPATSSIGIKPISIEGSERIVRAAIDYALANKLSQVTLVHKGNIQKFTEGGFRKWGYELAQREYRAYLESGQLQINDIIADNFFQQALLHPETFDVVVFTNLNGDYASDALAAQVGGIGISPGANINYQTGHAIFEATHGTAPDIAGQDKANPCSLLLSGAMLFAYIGWQEVTDRIQGAIEKALENHEMTADLAQASKVKALSTSQFAEHLVAYL, encoded by the coding sequence ATGCCTAATACGATTTCCCTCAAAAATGGCAAGCTCGTCGTACCTGACCACCCTATTATCCCTTATATCGAGGGTGACGGAGTGGGACAAGACATCTGGCGACAAGCACAAGCTATCTTTGACCGTGCAGTGGAAGTAAGCTACCAAGGTCGCCGAAAAGTAAAATGGCGCGAAGTTTTGGCTGGTAAAAAAGCCTATGATACAACAGGACAGTGGCTACCAGAAGAAACCATGACCCGCATTAACGACCACTTGGTGGCGATCAAAGGACCGCTTGAAACACCTATCGGCGGTGGCATCCGTTCACTCAACGTTGCTCTCAGACAGGAGTTGGACCTCTATGCCTGCCTGCGACCGATTCGCTACTTTAAGGGAATCGATAGCCCCCTCAAAGCCCCTGAAAAGACCAATATCACCGTCTTTAGGGAAAATACCGAGGACATCTATGCAGGGATTGAATGGGAGGCAGGAACAATAGAAGCCAAACAGGTCATTGACTTCCTCCAGTCTGACATGCAGGTACAGAAGATTCGCTTTCCAGCAACCAGCAGCATCGGTATCAAGCCGATTTCAATCGAAGGAAGTGAACGGATTGTGCGTGCTGCAATCGACTATGCCCTTGCAAATAAGCTATCTCAGGTGACTCTCGTCCACAAGGGAAATATCCAGAAATTCACCGAAGGAGGCTTTCGCAAATGGGGCTACGAACTAGCCCAGCGCGAATATAGGGCATACTTAGAAAGTGGGCAACTGCAAATCAACGACATCATCGCAGATAATTTCTTCCAGCAAGCCCTGCTTCATCCTGAAACATTTGACGTGGTTGTCTTTACCAACCTTAATGGAGATTATGCAAGCGACGCCCTAGCCGCTCAAGTGGGCGGCATCGGAATTTCACCTGGTGCCAACATCAACTACCAGACGGGACACGCCATTTTTGAAGCTACTCATGGTACCGCACCAGATATTGCAGGGCAAGACAAGGCAAACCCCTGCTCCCTCCTTCTTTCTGGCGCTATGCTCTTTGCCTATATCGGCTGGCAGGAGGTGACCGACCGTATTCAAGGAGCGATTGAAAAGGCCCTAGAAAACCACGAAATGACTGCTGACCTAGCACAAGCGTCTAAGGTAAAAGCCCTCAGCACCAGCCAGTTTGCTGAGCATCTGGTGGCCTATCTCTAA
- a CDS encoding M42 family metallopeptidase translates to MNTIDYLVKLTNTPSPTGYTKAIMDYIQSELAGFGYQTLKTAKGGIMVSVVGADESKHRVVTAHLDTLGAMVRAIKPDGRLKMDLIGGFGYPSIEGENCLVHVAKNGKTYTGTILMHQTSVHVYADAKTAERNQTNMEIRLDEKVTSADETRALGIEVGDFISFDPRTVITESGFVKSRHLDDKVSAAILINLLKVYKEEGIVLPYTTHFYFSNNEEIGYGANSSLPEQVVEYLAVDMGAMGDDQQTDEYTVSICVKDASGPYHYELRQHLVALAKEHAIPYKLDIYPYYGSDASAAMHAGADVKHALLGAGIESSHSYERTHIDSIQATEKMVDVYLKSNMID, encoded by the coding sequence ATGAATACAATTGATTATCTTGTGAAGTTGACCAACACCCCGTCACCAACGGGCTATACAAAAGCGATTATGGACTATATCCAGTCTGAGCTTGCAGGTTTTGGCTACCAAACACTAAAAACAGCTAAGGGTGGTATCATGGTGAGTGTAGTAGGAGCAGATGAGAGCAAACATCGGGTCGTGACAGCGCATTTGGATACATTGGGAGCTATGGTGCGGGCGATCAAGCCAGACGGTCGCTTGAAGATGGATCTCATCGGTGGTTTTGGCTATCCTTCGATTGAAGGAGAGAACTGCCTGGTTCATGTCGCTAAAAATGGCAAGACCTATACAGGAACGATTCTCATGCACCAGACGTCTGTCCATGTCTATGCCGATGCCAAAACAGCAGAGCGCAATCAGACCAACATGGAAATTCGCCTCGATGAAAAGGTGACTTCTGCCGACGAAACACGTGCCTTGGGGATTGAAGTGGGCGATTTTATTTCCTTTGACCCACGGACCGTTATCACCGAAAGTGGTTTTGTCAAGAGCCGCCATTTGGATGATAAGGTATCCGCAGCTATTTTGATTAATCTGCTCAAGGTTTATAAGGAAGAAGGAATTGTCCTGCCGTATACGACACATTTTTATTTTTCAAATAACGAAGAAATCGGCTACGGTGCTAATTCCAGCTTGCCTGAACAGGTAGTGGAATACTTGGCGGTGGACATGGGAGCAATGGGAGATGACCAGCAGACCGATGAATACACGGTGTCAATCTGTGTCAAAGATGCCTCAGGCCCTTACCACTATGAATTGCGCCAGCATCTAGTTGCCCTTGCAAAAGAGCATGCCATTCCCTACAAGTTAGACATCTATCCCTACTATGGCTCTGACGCTTCAGCTGCCATGCACGCAGGAGCAGATGTGAAGCACGCTCTACTCGGAGCAGGAATCGAATCCAGTCATTCCTACGAGCGCACTCATATCGACTCCATTCAAGCAACAGAGAAAATGGTCGATGTGTATTTGAAATCAAACATGATTGACTAG
- the dnaX gene encoding DNA polymerase III subunit gamma/tau: protein MYQALYRKYRSQTFGEMVGQEVVATTLKQAIEQEKISHAYLFSGPRGTGKTSAAKIFAKAMNCPNQVGGEPCNDCYICKAVTEGSLEDVIEIDAASNNGVDEIRDIRDKSTYAPSLARYKVYIIDEVHMLSTGAFNALLKTLEEPTENVVFILATTELHKIPATILSRVQRFEFKSIKVGDITRHLANILSQEEIGFDEQALAMIARRAEGGMRDALSILDQALSLSADHDLTLEVAEEITGSIGLKALGAYMESLREKDAPTALQHLQTIFDNGKSMIRFTTDVLYYLRDLLIVQTGGENPHTSTVFADNLQMDQERIFAMIETVTRALSDIKTSPQPKIYAEMMTIRLAEDKRQEFKQGQAVIPENLKEQLQALRAQVQSLQQQLASLGKQPLEVKPVSRKPQANKKYRPDTNRVQTILQEAMENPSLARENLTRLQNAWGEIIESLSGADKALLVGSQPVAANEHHAILAFESAFNAEQTMKRENLDAMFGNILSKAAGFSPHILAIAHEDWLAIRAEFSAKAKGQKEAVPEATEEESLVPEAFQFLADAVTIVED from the coding sequence ATGTATCAAGCCCTTTATCGGAAATACCGTAGCCAAACCTTTGGCGAAATGGTCGGGCAAGAAGTGGTCGCAACCACCCTCAAGCAGGCCATTGAACAAGAAAAAATCAGCCATGCCTATCTCTTTTCTGGTCCTCGGGGAACAGGGAAAACATCCGCTGCAAAAATCTTTGCCAAGGCCATGAACTGCCCCAATCAAGTAGGCGGCGAACCTTGTAATGACTGTTACATCTGTAAAGCTGTTACGGAAGGCAGTTTGGAAGATGTGATTGAGATTGATGCAGCTTCAAATAATGGGGTCGACGAAATCCGTGATATTCGTGATAAATCAACCTATGCCCCAAGCCTTGCCCGCTACAAGGTCTACATTATTGATGAGGTTCACATGCTCTCAACAGGGGCATTTAACGCCCTCTTGAAAACCTTGGAAGAGCCGACCGAAAATGTGGTCTTTATTCTTGCGACGACAGAACTCCATAAGATTCCAGCGACTATCTTGTCACGGGTACAACGCTTTGAGTTTAAGTCGATTAAGGTAGGAGATATCACGCGCCACTTGGCCAATATCCTCAGTCAAGAAGAAATCGGCTTTGATGAGCAAGCACTTGCCATGATTGCCCGCCGTGCTGAAGGTGGCATGCGGGATGCCTTGTCTATCTTGGATCAGGCTCTCAGCCTCAGTGCAGACCACGATTTGACCCTTGAGGTGGCAGAAGAGATTACAGGTTCCATTGGTCTCAAGGCCCTCGGCGCCTATATGGAAAGCCTCCGTGAAAAGGATGCTCCGACAGCCTTACAGCATTTACAGACCATTTTTGATAATGGAAAGAGCATGATCCGCTTTACGACAGATGTTCTCTATTATTTGCGCGACTTGCTGATTGTGCAGACAGGCGGGGAAAATCCTCATACCAGCACGGTTTTTGCAGACAATCTCCAAATGGATCAGGAACGGATTTTTGCCATGATTGAGACAGTCACGCGCGCGCTATCAGATATCAAGACTAGTCCTCAGCCGAAGATTTATGCAGAAATGATGACCATTCGCTTGGCAGAAGATAAGCGCCAAGAGTTCAAGCAAGGTCAAGCAGTTATTCCAGAAAATCTGAAAGAACAGCTTCAAGCCCTTCGAGCTCAGGTTCAATCCCTGCAACAACAATTGGCAAGCCTAGGTAAACAACCATTAGAGGTCAAGCCAGTTTCACGCAAACCGCAAGCCAATAAAAAATACCGTCCAGATACCAATAGAGTTCAAACTATTTTACAAGAAGCCATGGAAAATCCAAGTCTAGCACGGGAGAATTTAACCCGCCTGCAAAACGCTTGGGGAGAAATTATCGAAAGTCTATCAGGGGCAGACAAGGCCTTGTTGGTCGGCTCTCAGCCCGTTGCGGCCAATGAACACCATGCCATTCTTGCCTTTGAATCAGCCTTTAATGCCGAACAAACCATGAAACGGGAAAACCTAGATGCCATGTTTGGCAATATTCTCAGTAAGGCGGCAGGTTTTTCACCTCATATTTTAGCCATTGCACACGAAGATTGGCTAGCTATTCGAGCAGAATTTTCAGCGAAGGCAAAAGGGCAGAAAGAAGCTGTACCAGAAGCAACAGAAGAAGAATCCCTAGTTCCAGAAGCCTTCCAATTCTTAGCAGATGCGGTCACGATTGTGGAGGATTGA
- a CDS encoding citrate synthase, with translation MVEENGLKDLIACHTRISSIVDDHLAYAGYDIAELMNNQATFEETIFLLWNLRLPTASEYQNFTDELRANYDISDAVEQCILIQSRKHLHPMSVLRSTVSLLGVYNVNAEEQSFEATYEQSIQLMAKIPTIIATFARLRNGQTPIAPRKDLGFAENFLYMLTGKAPSALEIEALNKALILHADHELNASTFAARVCASTLSDIYSCVTTAIGTLKGPLHGGANERVFDMLQEIRACGDTKAYLQQKLDSQEKIMGFGHRVYKRQDPRESYLRQMAKELTQGSEHEIWYQLSREIEDYMKHTKGLIPNVDFYSATVYHVLGIDSSIFTLIFAMSRVAGWIAHIQEQQRFNKLMRPRSRYLGPEKLTYVPLERRNHA, from the coding sequence ATGGTAGAAGAAAATGGATTAAAGGATTTAATTGCTTGTCATACCCGTATCAGCTCGATTGTCGATGATCATCTAGCCTATGCAGGCTATGATATCGCAGAATTGATGAACAATCAGGCTACATTTGAAGAGACCATTTTTCTCCTTTGGAACTTGCGACTGCCGACTGCAAGCGAATACCAGAACTTCACAGACGAATTGCGGGCCAACTATGACATCAGCGATGCCGTCGAACAATGTATCCTCATTCAATCGCGCAAGCACCTCCACCCCATGAGTGTCCTACGCTCCACCGTTAGCCTCTTAGGTGTCTACAATGTCAATGCAGAAGAACAGTCGTTTGAGGCCACCTACGAGCAGTCGATTCAGTTAATGGCAAAGATTCCTACGATTATTGCGACCTTTGCTCGCTTGCGAAATGGGCAGACACCAATTGCGCCGCGCAAGGATTTGGGCTTTGCAGAAAATTTCCTCTATATGCTGACAGGAAAAGCACCTTCTGCACTTGAAATCGAAGCCCTTAACAAGGCCTTGATTTTACATGCTGATCACGAACTCAATGCTTCTACCTTTGCAGCCCGTGTCTGTGCTTCAACCCTGTCTGATATTTATTCCTGCGTTACGACCGCTATCGGTACCTTGAAAGGACCGCTCCACGGCGGAGCCAATGAACGCGTCTTTGATATGTTGCAGGAAATCCGCGCCTGTGGCGACACCAAAGCCTATCTCCAACAAAAATTAGATTCGCAGGAGAAAATCATGGGCTTTGGCCACCGCGTCTACAAACGACAAGACCCAAGAGAAAGCTACCTCCGCCAAATGGCCAAGGAATTGACCCAAGGAAGCGAACATGAAATTTGGTACCAGCTCTCTCGGGAAATCGAAGACTACATGAAACACACCAAGGGCTTGATTCCAAATGTCGATTTCTACTCGGCAACAGTCTACCATGTCCTTGGTATTGATAGCTCCATTTTTACACTGATTTTTGCCATGAGTCGGGTGGCCGGCTGGATTGCCCATATTCAGGAACAACAGCGGTTTAACAAACTGATGCGTCCTCGTTCCCGCTACCTCGGACCTGAAAAACTGACCTATGTCCCCCTAGAAAGGAGAAACCATGCCTAA
- a CDS encoding DUF3272 family protein: MRVTQFIFLAITTALATYWMNEALFAREYFWATIYGFFVVRNLRFSYRVSKVIRVFENLTKKKD, translated from the coding sequence ATGAGAGTAACACAATTTATCTTTCTTGCTATTACCACAGCCCTTGCGACCTACTGGATGAATGAGGCGCTTTTTGCACGTGAATATTTTTGGGCGACCATTTATGGATTTTTTGTCGTACGGAATCTCCGGTTTAGCTATCGGGTGAGCAAGGTGATTCGTGTCTTTGAAAATCTTACCAAGAAGAAAGACTGA
- a CDS encoding MgtC/SapB family protein, which produces MTIQDIFIRLVLAILCSGLIGYDRQRKSRPAGLRTHLLVCIGATTIALIQSAVFYEKLQSQPMIEVDQVRLLAPIVSGIGFLGAGTIVVTKHRVAGLTTAASLWTVAGIGIALGMGYYSIALLAFLAVIFSLMLVSYIIPTPEIKRLEIHFIHRQETKEFLTEFFAEHHIELTNVLFDVQNIEGRKIYRNIFTLQLPKDVSLVEIIEELAVRSNILKVRLISVVE; this is translated from the coding sequence ATGACCATACAAGATATATTCATTCGATTAGTATTAGCGATTTTATGTTCAGGCTTGATTGGCTATGATCGACAGCGTAAGAGTCGTCCAGCTGGTCTTCGAACTCACCTGTTAGTGTGCATTGGAGCGACAACGATTGCCTTGATTCAGAGTGCAGTCTTTTACGAGAAGTTGCAGAGCCAGCCAATGATTGAAGTCGATCAGGTACGGCTTCTCGCGCCTATTGTAAGTGGAATTGGTTTTTTAGGAGCGGGAACAATTGTAGTGACAAAGCATAGAGTAGCCGGTTTGACAACAGCAGCTTCACTTTGGACAGTTGCGGGTATTGGAATTGCTTTAGGGATGGGCTATTATAGTATCGCTCTACTAGCCTTTTTGGCGGTTATCTTTTCCTTAATGTTGGTCAGCTACATTATTCCTACTCCAGAAATTAAACGCTTAGAAATTCACTTTATTCATCGTCAAGAGACAAAAGAATTTTTAACAGAATTCTTTGCAGAACACCATATTGAGTTGACCAATGTACTCTTTGATGTTCAAAATATAGAAGGACGGAAGATTTATCGTAATATCTTCACCTTGCAACTGCCTAAAGATGTTTCGCTAGTAGAGATTATTGAAGAATTGGCCGTTCGTTCCAATATTTTAAAAGTTCGTCTTATCTCAGTTGTTGAATAG